The Candidatus Hydrogenedentota bacterium genome includes the window TTACTTGGTTGAAGAACGCGGCGTAAGTGCGCGCAGCCTATTGGCCTTGACCTTCACCAACAAGGCGGCAGCCGAAATGAGCAGCCGCTTTGGAAAGCGTATCAAATTGGATTATGTGCCGTCTTTTATCGGCACCTTCCATTCGTTTGGCTTATTCGTGTTGCGTCGTGAAGCACGCCACTTGAACCGGCCGCAGAACTTTATCGTTTTTGATGATACGGACCAGCTCGCACTGATGAAACGATTGGTCAAAGAATTGCCAAAGACCTTTACAGCAGTCATCCCAAGAGAGGCGCTGAGCTATATCAGCACGATCAAACAAGTCGAGCCTTTCCCGACTTGGGATGAAGGACCCGATTCTCCCGAAGAAGAAAGCTATCGGGAGTTGTGGAATCGCTATCACGAAACACTCCTTAAAAGTTCTGCCTTGGACTTCGATGATCTTACCGCCCTTTCCGCCTACCTTTTAGAGACGGTTCCCGAGGTGCGTGAACGATTTCGTGAACGCTTTCAACATATCTTGATTGATGAATACCAAGACACGAACCGCAGCCAATATTTGATTGCCCGTAATTTGGGGGAAGACAGCAATTTACTGGTTGTGGGGGATGAAGATCAAAGTATTTATTCTTGGCGCGGCGCGGATATCAACAATATTTTGGATTTTTCCAATGATTTTCCCGATGCACAGGTCTATAGGCTTGAAGAAAATTATCGCAGCACCCAGAACATTTTGAACGCGGCGAATGCGTTGGTCGCCCACAATGTGAACCGGCTCGGTAAAAGCCTTTTCACCAAACATGGGAAAGGCGATCCCATACGCTATTTTTCTGCGCATAATGCAGGCGAAGAAGCGGACTTTGTGGCGCAGGATATACAGCGGCGCAGCCTGCCGCCCGGACAGGTTGCTGTTTTCTATCGTGCCCACGCCGTCGCCCGAATCATGGAAGAAGCGCTGCGTGTCCGTCAAATCCCTTATACCATCGTGGGCGGCATTAAATTTTACAGCCGCAAAGAAATCAAAGATATTTTGGCATACTTGCGCCTTGCCGTGAATCCCGATGACGATGAGTCATTACGCCGTATTATCAATGTG containing:
- a CDS encoding UvrD-helicase domain-containing protein; translated protein: MITLNEAQQAAVTAPDGPVLILAGAGSGKTRVIVERMAYLVEERGVSARSLLALTFTNKAAAEMSSRFGKRIKLDYVPSFIGTFHSFGLFVLRREARHLNRPQNFIVFDDTDQLALMKRLVKELPKTFTAVIPREALSYISTIKQVEPFPTWDEGPDSPEEESYRELWNRYHETLLKSSALDFDDLTALSAYLLETVPEVRERFRERFQHILIDEYQDTNRSQYLIARNLGEDSNLLVVGDEDQSIYSWRGADINNILDFSNDFPDAQVYRLEENYRSTQNILNAANALVAHNVNRLGKSLFTKHGKGDPIRYFSAHNAGEEADFVAQDIQRRSLPPGQVAVFYRAHAVARIMEEALRVRQIPYTIVGGIKFYSRKEIKDILAYLRLAVNPDDDESLRRIINVPPRGIGNASKEEIENYARLRRITLLQAVRECELNDAVSTRARNAAANLAGVIDQLIRDASSKPLEEAVEALINGIDYRGYVKQSDEKESRNRVEIIDEFIVACRQYSAKSEGSRLEEFLQEMALVSDVDQWEDRGNEVTLMTCHCAKGLEFDHVYVIGLEEGLFPMSRFGDEDDDLEEERRLCYVAMTRARKSLSLCAAQSRMVYGISDNGRTPSRFLKEAGLERLQQINYDGTLKQARIVGERPKPVVDPPTAEAVHTGDIIEHARFGRGYVMAVKGSGKKLQARVRFDNDRTRMLMVALAPIRLIKRR